A DNA window from Candidatus Stygibacter australis contains the following coding sequences:
- a CDS encoding pyrophosphate--fructose-6-phosphate 1-phosphotransferase codes for MNKPKVGILTSGGMAPCLSSAVGRLIRQYIKLVPEIEIVGYKYGYRGLLTNEKLELSKSLLHVAEMLYGFGGSILGNSRVKLSNVKDCLIKGYINPGDNPLEVAALRLKEDGITILHTIGGDDTNTAAAELAAYLEQNDYELTVVGIPKTVDNDVFPIKQTLGAWTAAEQSAKFFENIVNENTTSSRHLIIHEVMGRHCGWLTAYSAHLYRQNLDQKTFFPLISNLSKERWDIHAIYIPELLIDFREEITRLKKVMDEHDCVNIFLAEGAGEETIVTEMESAGQEVPRDAFNHVRLDDINPGQWFAKRLKSELEADKVLVQKSGYFARSAAPNRADLDLIMKTADQAVTFGLNGQSGVVGIDEADNSMRCIEFGRIRGGKPFDINQKWFSEMLKDIGQYDESIYQKNQ; via the coding sequence ATGAATAAACCAAAGGTTGGGATTCTAACTTCCGGTGGAATGGCACCTTGCCTTTCTTCTGCAGTTGGCCGCCTGATTAGGCAATATATAAAACTTGTACCAGAAATTGAAATTGTCGGATATAAATATGGATATCGTGGTTTATTAACCAATGAGAAGCTGGAACTCAGTAAATCTCTTCTGCATGTTGCTGAGATGCTTTATGGATTTGGTGGCAGTATTTTAGGAAATAGCCGAGTTAAACTATCAAATGTAAAAGACTGTCTAATAAAAGGTTATATTAATCCAGGTGATAATCCTCTTGAAGTAGCTGCTTTGCGACTTAAGGAAGATGGGATCACTATTTTGCACACAATTGGTGGTGATGACACAAACACAGCAGCAGCAGAACTGGCTGCTTATCTGGAACAGAATGATTATGAACTTACCGTGGTGGGAATTCCAAAAACGGTTGATAACGACGTCTTCCCCATTAAGCAGACACTGGGTGCCTGGACAGCAGCGGAACAATCAGCTAAATTCTTTGAAAATATTGTAAATGAGAATACAACCAGCAGTCGACATTTGATAATTCATGAAGTGATGGGAAGGCATTGTGGATGGTTAACAGCATATTCTGCCCATTTATATCGCCAGAATCTTGATCAAAAAACCTTTTTCCCATTGATCAGTAATTTATCTAAAGAAAGATGGGATATTCATGCAATATATATTCCGGAACTACTAATCGACTTCAGAGAGGAAATAACTAGATTAAAAAAGGTAATGGATGAGCATGATTGTGTGAATATTTTTTTAGCTGAGGGTGCTGGAGAAGAGACAATCGTAACTGAGATGGAATCAGCTGGACAAGAAGTACCACGTGATGCATTTAATCATGTGCGTTTGGATGATATAAATCCAGGTCAGTGGTTTGCAAAAAGGTTAAAAAGTGAATTAGAAGCAGATAAAGTACTGGTGCAAAAAAGCGGATACTTTGCCAGATCTGCTGCCCCCAATCGGGCAGATTTAGATCTGATCATGAAAACGGCTGATCAGGCTGTTACTTTTGGTTTGAATGGACAAAGTGGAGTAGTAGGTATTGATGAAGCTGATAATAGCATGCGCTGCATTGAGTTTGGCAGAATACGTGGAGGCAAACCCTTTGATATCAATCAGAAATGGTTTTCAGAAATGCTTAAAGATATCGGACAATATGATGAATCCATATATCAAAAAAATCAATAA